The Arachis ipaensis cultivar K30076 chromosome B07, Araip1.1, whole genome shotgun sequence genome includes a window with the following:
- the LOC107608252 gene encoding probable trehalose-phosphate phosphatase C isoform X3, which produces MNYMFILIATFKIIKTKITKLQEAMGVPTSHSTKRITQPIFKVKEDASLTDSNERTLIRRRILMDSNNNDTCSFSLPYDSWMVKHPSALHSFDRLMKSAMGKRIIVFLDYDGTLSPIVNDPDRAFMSDEMRAAVREVATYFPTAIISGRSREKVKDFVKLNNLYYAGSHGMDIMAPLMAIGSSNARHSDMNLNTKGNGVPFQPAKKFLPAIQQIVRRLENEVKDIKGARVEDNGFCLSVHFRQVQEQDYGVLEKKVKCVLEENPQFRLTEGKKVLEIRPSIEWNKGNAVEYFLDTLGLNSSTNILPLYIGDDRTDEDAFKVIKRRGQGYPILVSSIPRETNAFYSLRDPSEVLIFLTKLAKWMKSSSIPKPCP; this is translated from the exons ATGAACTATATGTTTATTCTTATTGCCACTTTCAAg ATTATAAAGACGAAGATAACGAAGTTACAAGAGGCAATGGGAGTTCCAACATCACACAGCACTAAAAGGATAACACAACCTATTTTCAAAGTAAAAGAAGACGCATCATTAACAGATTCTAACGAACGCACTCTAATTCGTCGAAGGATTCTCATGGATTCCAATAATAATGACACTTGTTCCTTCTCCTTACCCTATGATTCATGGATG GTAAAGCACCCTTCAGCATTGCACTCATTTGATAGATTGATGAAATCAGCAATGGGGAAGAGGATCATTGTTTTCTTAGACTATGATGGCACCTTATCACCAATTGTCAATGATCCTGATCGAGCTTTCATGTCTGATGAg ATGCGTGCTGCAGTTCGTGAAGTTGCTACTTATTTTCCAACAGCAATAATTAGTGGAAGAAGCAGAGAAAAG gtAAAAGATTTTGTGaagttaaataatttatattatgcTGGGAGCCATGGAATGGACATAATGGCACCATTAATGGCAATTGGATCTTCTAATGCTAGACATTCTGACATGAACCTTAACACAAAA ggCAATGGAGTTCCCTTTCAACCCGCCAAGAAGTTTTTGCCGGCAATTCAACAG ATTGTTAGAAGATTAGAGAACGAAGTAAAGGATATAAAAGGTGCAAGGGTAGAGGACAATGGATTCTGCCTCTCTGTACATTTTCGACAAGTTCAAGAACAG GATTATGGTGTTTTGGAGAAGAAAGTGAAATGTGTGCTTGAAGAGAATCCACAATTTCGGTTAACTGAGGGTAAAAAGGTCTTGGAAATAAGACCATCCATAGAATGGAACAAAGGCAATGCTGTTGAGTATTTTCTTGACACTTTAGGCTTAAATTCTTCTACCAATATCCTTCCTCTCTATATTGGAGATGATCGAACTGATGAAGATGCTTTTAAG GTAATAAAGAGAAGAGGGCAAGGGTATCCAATTCTAGTGTCTTCAATTCCAAGAGAAACAAATGCTTTCTACTCTTTGCGTGACCCATCAGAAGTACTAATCTTCTTGACAAAGCTTGCAAAATGGATGAAAAGCTCTTCTATCCCAAAACCATGCCCTTAA
- the LOC107608252 gene encoding probable trehalose-phosphate phosphatase C isoform X2, translating into MKLVVSKGVERNCTSQFQLNMNYMFILIATFKIIKTKITKLQEAMGVPTSHSTKRITQPIFKVKEDASLTDSNERTLIRRRILMDSNNNDTCSFSLPYDSWMVKHPSALHSFDRLMKSAMGKRIIVFLDYDGTLSPIVNDPDRAFMSDEMRAAVREVATYFPTAIISGRSREKVKDFVKLNNLYYAGSHGMDIMAPLMAIGSSNARHSDMNLNTKGNGVPFQPAKKFLPAIQQIVRRLENEVKDIKGARVEDNGFCLSVHFRQVQEQDYGVLEKKVKCVLEENPQFRLTEGKKVLEIRPSIEWNKGNAVEYFLDTLGLNSSTNILPLYIGDDRTDEDAFKVIKRRGQGYPILVSSIPRETNAFYSLRDPSEVLIFLTKLAKWMKSSSIPKPCP; encoded by the exons GAAATTAGTAGTATCTAAAGGAGTGGAAAGGAATTGTACTTCTCAATTCCAATTGAACATGAACTATATGTTTATTCTTATTGCCACTTTCAAg ATTATAAAGACGAAGATAACGAAGTTACAAGAGGCAATGGGAGTTCCAACATCACACAGCACTAAAAGGATAACACAACCTATTTTCAAAGTAAAAGAAGACGCATCATTAACAGATTCTAACGAACGCACTCTAATTCGTCGAAGGATTCTCATGGATTCCAATAATAATGACACTTGTTCCTTCTCCTTACCCTATGATTCATGGATG GTAAAGCACCCTTCAGCATTGCACTCATTTGATAGATTGATGAAATCAGCAATGGGGAAGAGGATCATTGTTTTCTTAGACTATGATGGCACCTTATCACCAATTGTCAATGATCCTGATCGAGCTTTCATGTCTGATGAg ATGCGTGCTGCAGTTCGTGAAGTTGCTACTTATTTTCCAACAGCAATAATTAGTGGAAGAAGCAGAGAAAAG gtAAAAGATTTTGTGaagttaaataatttatattatgcTGGGAGCCATGGAATGGACATAATGGCACCATTAATGGCAATTGGATCTTCTAATGCTAGACATTCTGACATGAACCTTAACACAAAA ggCAATGGAGTTCCCTTTCAACCCGCCAAGAAGTTTTTGCCGGCAATTCAACAG ATTGTTAGAAGATTAGAGAACGAAGTAAAGGATATAAAAGGTGCAAGGGTAGAGGACAATGGATTCTGCCTCTCTGTACATTTTCGACAAGTTCAAGAACAG GATTATGGTGTTTTGGAGAAGAAAGTGAAATGTGTGCTTGAAGAGAATCCACAATTTCGGTTAACTGAGGGTAAAAAGGTCTTGGAAATAAGACCATCCATAGAATGGAACAAAGGCAATGCTGTTGAGTATTTTCTTGACACTTTAGGCTTAAATTCTTCTACCAATATCCTTCCTCTCTATATTGGAGATGATCGAACTGATGAAGATGCTTTTAAG GTAATAAAGAGAAGAGGGCAAGGGTATCCAATTCTAGTGTCTTCAATTCCAAGAGAAACAAATGCTTTCTACTCTTTGCGTGACCCATCAGAAGTACTAATCTTCTTGACAAAGCTTGCAAAATGGATGAAAAGCTCTTCTATCCCAAAACCATGCCCTTAA